A single genomic interval of Methyloceanibacter caenitepidi harbors:
- a CDS encoding heme o synthase, with protein sequence MTDTTVETTQGRLDVALGNNLGGDISDYAELLKPRVMFLVVFTALVGLVTAPVHMHPVLAIAALLCIAVGAGASGALNMWYDADIDARMARTASRPLPQGALTPNEALAFGSVLGIGSVLCLGLMVNWVAAGLLAFTIGFYVFVYTMWLKRSTPQNIVIGGAAGALPPMIGWASATGSVSLESFVMFLIIFMWTPPHFWALALIRSSDYRRAGVPMLPVTHGADETRRQILIYSIILVPLGMVPSVMGFGGSLYTVVAAIFGAFFLVLAFDCYREREGAAGDRAAKNLFAYSILYLFVLFAVLLVEHGFGLDGGVLPRIWTP encoded by the coding sequence ATGACAGACACGACTGTCGAAACGACACAAGGCAGGTTGGATGTCGCCCTTGGGAACAACCTTGGGGGCGACATCTCCGACTATGCGGAGCTGCTCAAGCCGCGCGTCATGTTCCTTGTGGTGTTTACGGCGCTGGTCGGTCTCGTCACGGCGCCCGTGCACATGCATCCCGTCCTCGCGATCGCGGCGCTTCTGTGCATCGCCGTCGGGGCCGGCGCATCGGGCGCTCTGAACATGTGGTATGACGCGGATATCGATGCTCGCATGGCCCGCACGGCCTCGCGGCCGCTGCCGCAAGGCGCGCTGACGCCGAACGAGGCCTTGGCTTTCGGATCGGTGCTGGGGATCGGCTCCGTCCTGTGTCTCGGGCTCATGGTGAACTGGGTCGCCGCAGGGCTGCTGGCCTTCACCATCGGGTTCTACGTGTTCGTCTATACGATGTGGCTGAAGCGTTCGACGCCGCAGAACATCGTGATCGGCGGCGCGGCGGGGGCTTTGCCGCCCATGATCGGGTGGGCGTCTGCCACCGGGTCCGTGAGCCTCGAATCCTTCGTGATGTTTCTCATCATCTTCATGTGGACTCCGCCCCATTTCTGGGCGCTGGCGTTGATCCGCAGTTCCGACTATCGGCGCGCCGGTGTGCCCATGTTGCCGGTGACCCATGGCGCGGACGAAACGCGCCGACAGATCCTGATTTACAGCATCATCTTGGTGCCGCTTGGCATGGTGCCGTCCGTGATGGGCTTCGGCGGTTCGCTCTACACGGTGGTCGCGGCCATCTTCGGCGCATTCTTCCTGGTGCTTGCCTTCGACTGCTACCGGGAGCGTGAGGGCGCGGCGGGCGATCGGGCGGCCAAGAACCTCTTCGCGTATTCGATCCTATATTTGTTTGTGCTGTTCGCAGTGCTCCTCGTCGAGCATGGCTTCGGGTTGGACGGTGGCGTACTGCCGCGTATCTGGACGCCGTGA
- a CDS encoding cytochrome c oxidase assembly protein produces the protein MTQTIENGSETAGRRDKRGLVALVLAGVVAGMVGLSFAAVPLYRLFCQQTGYGGTTQVATAAPDHVLDRTIKVRFDTNVDKDLPWQFGVEQRSVDLKIGDTALVFFKAHNDTDKPVSGTAGFNVAPESVGRYFKKIECFCFKQQTLAAGQSIEMPVTFFVDPEIVEDESTKNIEEITLSYTFYRSDDPSDVAAAPRDRASGS, from the coding sequence GTGACCCAAACGATCGAAAACGGTTCCGAAACGGCAGGGCGTCGCGACAAGCGCGGGCTCGTTGCGCTGGTTCTTGCCGGCGTTGTCGCCGGCATGGTCGGGCTGTCCTTCGCCGCCGTTCCGCTCTATCGCCTGTTCTGCCAGCAGACGGGCTATGGCGGGACGACGCAAGTCGCGACCGCCGCTCCGGACCACGTCCTCGATCGAACGATCAAGGTGCGTTTCGACACCAACGTCGACAAGGATCTGCCCTGGCAGTTCGGTGTGGAGCAGCGTTCGGTGGACCTCAAGATCGGCGACACGGCGCTGGTTTTCTTCAAGGCCCACAACGACACCGACAAGCCCGTCAGCGGGACGGCTGGCTTCAATGTGGCACCGGAATCCGTGGGCCGCTATTTCAAGAAGATCGAATGTTTCTGCTTCAAACAGCAGACGCTCGCTGCCGGGCAAAGCATCGAGATGCCGGTAACGTTCTTCGTCGATCCTGAGATCGTCGAAGACGAGAGTACGAAAAATATTGAGGAGATTACGCTGTCCTATACCTTCTACCGGAGCGATGACCCGTCGGATGTCGCTGCCGCGCCGAGGGATAGGGCGTCGGGATCATAA
- the coxB gene encoding cytochrome c oxidase subunit II, which translates to MGMLHRALMVLAAFAGLGASGSAIAEELPPGRAHPWQIGFQEAMTPIMAQINDFHNYVTAIIIAITLFVLALMVIVMVRFNEKSNPEPSRTSHNTLLEVAWTVIPIFILVAIAIPSFRLLFAQYDFPKADVSITATGAQWYWIYEYPDENISFNSIMVPDAQLKEGQPRLLTVDNEVVVPVGANVVVSLKSNDVIHDWAVPSFGVKLDAVPGRLQQTWFRAEKEGWFYGQCSELCGRNHAFMPIAVRVVSQDEYDAWVASKKSASIDAEGKLASARD; encoded by the coding sequence ATGGGGATGTTGCATCGTGCATTGATGGTTCTTGCCGCGTTCGCGGGGCTCGGCGCTAGCGGTTCCGCGATTGCCGAAGAACTCCCGCCGGGACGTGCGCATCCCTGGCAGATTGGCTTCCAGGAAGCCATGACCCCGATCATGGCCCAGATCAACGACTTCCATAACTATGTGACGGCCATCATCATCGCCATCACGCTGTTCGTTCTGGCGCTGATGGTCATCGTGATGGTGCGCTTCAACGAGAAGAGTAACCCCGAACCGTCCCGCACCTCGCACAACACCCTGCTCGAAGTCGCCTGGACGGTGATCCCAATCTTCATTCTGGTGGCAATCGCCATCCCGTCGTTCCGGCTTCTGTTCGCCCAGTACGACTTCCCCAAGGCGGATGTGTCCATCACCGCCACCGGCGCTCAGTGGTATTGGATCTACGAGTATCCGGACGAGAACATCAGCTTCAATTCGATCATGGTGCCGGACGCGCAGCTCAAGGAAGGGCAGCCGCGTCTGTTGACCGTCGACAACGAAGTCGTGGTTCCGGTCGGTGCGAACGTCGTCGTGAGCCTCAAGTCGAACGACGTCATCCACGACTGGGCGGTTCCGTCCTTCGGTGTCAAGCTGGACGCCGTGCCGGGCCGTCTGCAGCAGACCTGGTTCCGTGCCGAGAAAGAGGGCTGGTTCTACGGCCAGTGCTCTGAGCTCTGCGGCCGCAATCACGCCTTCATGCCGATCGCCGTACGCGTCGTCTCGCAGGACGAGTACGATGCCTGGGTCGCAAGCAAGAAGTCAGCGTCGATCGATGCCGAGGGCAAGCTGGCGTCGGCGCGCGACTAG
- a CDS encoding DUF983 domain-containing protein, which translates to MNEPQSHKVHPPLGATVWAGMCGRCPSCHKGKMFDGYLTLAPACNVCGLNYDFADSGDGPAIFVMLFTGFIIVGAALYVEAVYQPPYWVHALAWGTAALILPLLLLRSFKGVLIALQFRNKAEEGKLVSDR; encoded by the coding sequence ATGAACGAGCCACAGAGCCACAAAGTACATCCACCCTTGGGCGCCACGGTCTGGGCCGGGATGTGCGGGCGTTGCCCGTCCTGCCACAAGGGCAAGATGTTCGACGGCTATCTGACCTTGGCTCCTGCCTGCAATGTCTGCGGTCTCAACTACGATTTCGCCGACTCAGGCGATGGGCCCGCCATCTTCGTGATGCTCTTCACGGGCTTCATCATTGTCGGCGCCGCGCTTTATGTCGAAGCCGTCTACCAGCCGCCTTATTGGGTCCACGCCCTGGCCTGGGGAACGGCGGCGCTCATCCTTCCACTTCTTCTGCTGCGCAGTTTCAAGGGCGTTTTGATCGCGCTTCAGTTCCGGAACAAGGCCGAAGAAGGCAAATTGGTTTCGGATCGCTAG
- the ctaD gene encoding cytochrome c oxidase subunit I: MANNAQAEAAHHDHDDHPHGLRRWLFSTNHKDIGTLYLILSLVGGVVGALLSMGMRAELMEPGMQIFGNPEMFNVFVTAHGLIMVFFAVMPATMGAFGNWMVPLMIGAPDMAFPRMNNISFWLLAMAFVLLVSSLFMPGAPGSTGAGAGWTIYAPLSTYGTPGVSVDFAILALHLGGASSILGAINFITTILNMRAPGMTLHKMPLFVWSILVTAFLLLLSLPVLAGAITMLLTDRNFGTAFFDSKHGGDPLLWQHLFWFFGHPEVYIMILPGFGMISQIVATFSKKPVFGYLGMAYAMVAIGVIGFVVWAHHMYAAGLDVNTQAYFVFATMVIAVPTGVKIFSWIATMWGGSISFKTPMLWALGFIFLFTVGGVTGVMLSNAGVDRSFHDTYYVVAHFHYVLSLGAVFSLFAGWYYWSPKMYGYMYSEFWGKLHFWTMFIGANLAFFPQHFLGLAGMPRRYADYPDAYAGWNFVSSLGAYLAFLGFIIFFIGVIVQFTRKVKSADNPWGAGATTLEWTVSSPPPFHTFDTLPRIK; this comes from the coding sequence ATGGCGAACAATGCCCAGGCAGAAGCGGCCCACCACGATCACGACGATCACCCGCACGGTTTGCGGCGCTGGCTGTTCTCGACCAACCACAAGGACATCGGCACCCTTTACCTGATCCTGTCGCTGGTCGGTGGCGTCGTCGGGGCTCTCTTGTCCATGGGCATGCGCGCCGAGCTCATGGAGCCCGGCATGCAGATCTTCGGCAACCCGGAGATGTTCAACGTTTTCGTCACGGCGCACGGCCTCATCATGGTGTTCTTCGCGGTCATGCCGGCCACGATGGGCGCCTTCGGCAACTGGATGGTGCCGTTGATGATTGGCGCGCCGGACATGGCCTTCCCGCGCATGAACAACATTTCGTTCTGGCTGCTGGCCATGGCGTTTGTTCTCCTGGTCTCGTCGCTGTTCATGCCGGGTGCACCCGGATCGACAGGCGCCGGCGCTGGCTGGACCATTTACGCGCCGCTGTCGACCTACGGTACGCCTGGCGTCTCCGTCGACTTCGCCATTCTGGCCCTTCACCTTGGTGGCGCGTCGTCGATCCTCGGCGCCATCAACTTCATCACCACGATTTTGAATATGCGGGCGCCGGGCATGACCCTGCACAAGATGCCGCTGTTCGTGTGGTCGATCCTGGTTACGGCCTTCCTGCTGCTGCTGTCGCTGCCGGTTCTGGCCGGCGCCATCACCATGCTGCTGACCGACCGCAACTTCGGGACCGCGTTCTTCGACTCGAAGCATGGCGGCGATCCGCTTCTGTGGCAGCACCTGTTCTGGTTCTTCGGCCACCCGGAAGTGTACATCATGATCCTGCCGGGCTTCGGCATGATCAGCCAGATCGTCGCCACCTTCTCTAAGAAGCCCGTGTTCGGCTATCTCGGCATGGCCTATGCCATGGTCGCGATCGGCGTGATCGGCTTCGTGGTTTGGGCGCATCACATGTACGCCGCCGGTCTCGACGTGAACACGCAGGCCTACTTCGTGTTCGCCACGATGGTGATTGCCGTGCCCACCGGCGTGAAGATCTTCTCCTGGATAGCCACGATGTGGGGCGGCTCGATCTCATTCAAGACGCCCATGCTGTGGGCGCTCGGCTTTATCTTCCTGTTCACCGTCGGCGGTGTGACGGGCGTGATGCTGTCGAATGCGGGCGTCGACCGGTCCTTCCACGACACCTATTACGTGGTGGCGCACTTCCACTACGTGCTATCGCTCGGCGCCGTCTTCTCGCTCTTTGCCGGCTGGTATTACTGGTCGCCGAAGATGTACGGCTACATGTACTCCGAGTTCTGGGGCAAGCTGCACTTCTGGACCATGTTCATCGGTGCGAACCTGGCCTTCTTCCCGCAGCACTTCCTGGGTCTTGCCGGCATGCCGCGCCGCTATGCGGACTACCCGGACGCCTACGCGGGCTGGAACTTCGTGTCTTCGCTCGGCGCCTATCTCGCATTCCTTGGCTTCATCATCTTCTTCATCGGTGTGATCGTGCAGTTCACCCGTAAGGTGAAGTCGGCCGACAATCCTTGGGGTGCAGGAGCAACGACGCTGGAGTGGACTGTCTCCTCGCCGCCTCCGTTCCATACCTTCGATACGCTCCCGCGGATCAAATAG
- a CDS encoding cytochrome c oxidase subunit 3 produces MAQAHAKPQHDYHLLNPSPWPLVGSIGGLVLALGALMFFMSKKAGDPQLWYVLPGLAIVIITMFGWWRDVIKEEAEGHQSPVVQLHLRYGMILFIASEVMFFVAWFWAYFDVALFPDDAVTYARTAVTGGQWPPIPSAETDVSGLGYFGHTFDPWGLPWVNTLILLTSGTTATWAHHAMLHDDRKGLVWGLTCTVVLGLLFTSLQAYEYMHAGFGFSNHIYGATFYMATGFHGFHVIVGTIFLLVCLFRALAGHFTPHKHFGFEAAAWYWHFVDVVWLFLFCSIYIWGAGANAGH; encoded by the coding sequence ATGGCCCAGGCCCACGCAAAACCGCAACATGACTACCATCTACTCAATCCGAGCCCGTGGCCGCTTGTCGGGTCGATCGGTGGCTTGGTGCTGGCGCTTGGCGCCCTCATGTTTTTCATGAGCAAGAAAGCGGGCGACCCGCAGCTTTGGTACGTACTCCCGGGCCTCGCAATCGTGATCATCACGATGTTCGGCTGGTGGCGCGATGTCATCAAGGAGGAAGCCGAGGGTCACCAATCGCCCGTCGTTCAGCTGCATCTGCGCTACGGCATGATCTTGTTCATCGCCTCGGAGGTGATGTTCTTCGTGGCTTGGTTCTGGGCGTATTTCGACGTTGCGCTGTTCCCGGACGATGCGGTGACGTATGCGCGGACGGCCGTTACGGGCGGCCAGTGGCCCCCCATTCCGAGCGCCGAAACGGATGTCTCGGGCCTCGGTTATTTTGGGCATACTTTTGATCCCTGGGGCCTGCCTTGGGTCAACACGCTGATCCTGCTGACATCCGGCACGACCGCGACCTGGGCGCACCACGCCATGCTGCACGACGATCGCAAGGGGCTCGTCTGGGGTCTGACCTGCACCGTGGTGCTGGGCCTTCTGTTCACCAGCCTGCAGGCCTACGAGTACATGCATGCCGGCTTCGGTTTCTCGAACCACATCTATGGCGCGACGTTCTACATGGCCACCGGCTTCCACGGCTTCCATGTGATCGTGGGCACGATCTTCTTGCTGGTTTGCCTCTTCCGCGCGCTGGCCGGCCACTTCACGCCGCATAAGCACTTCGGTTTCGAAGCGGCGGCTTGGTATTGGCATTTCGTCGACGTTGTCTGGCTGTTCCTGTTCTGCTCCATCTACATCTGGGGCGCCGGGGCCAACGCCGGCCACTAG
- the thrC gene encoding threonine synthase yields MKFISTRGSAPALSFEGALLAALADDGGLFMPESWPQMSPDEIAALAGLDYADAAYRVMSPFLAGDPCLNDLEEVLSEAYDGFHHPAVAPLAQIGPNSFVLELFHGPTLAFKDLAMQVVSRFMNRALKRRGQRATVVGATSGDTGAAAIEAFRGLDAIDVFILHPKGRVSDVQRRQMTTATEANIHNIAVEGTFDDCQAIVKALFGDRDLNKRLGLTGINSINFARILAQIGYYFTSAVTLGAPYRPVAFSVPTGNFGDIFAGYAARAMGLPVQRLVIATNLNDSLPRALASGTYEPQGVIATSSPSMDIQLASNFERLLFELAGRDSSRVRGLMEELRARGSFTLSQGEFGQLCDLFSAHSAGEDVTQMTIRGVFEETGMVVDPHTAVGIAAAQQEPGLGTTPMVILSTAHAAKFPDAVRRAIGIEPAQPERLTLKLGSEERCTDMPADFATVVDFIVDHARADAPLTGAEA; encoded by the coding sequence TTGAAGTTCATTTCAACGCGCGGGTCTGCCCCGGCGCTCTCTTTCGAGGGTGCACTTCTGGCTGCGCTCGCGGACGATGGCGGCCTGTTCATGCCCGAGAGCTGGCCCCAAATGTCACCGGACGAGATTGCCGCCCTCGCGGGCCTCGATTACGCCGACGCGGCCTATCGGGTCATGAGCCCCTTTCTCGCGGGCGACCCGTGTCTGAACGACCTCGAAGAGGTGCTCTCGGAGGCCTATGACGGCTTCCACCATCCCGCCGTGGCACCGCTGGCACAAATCGGGCCCAACAGCTTCGTCCTGGAGCTCTTTCACGGTCCCACGCTGGCCTTCAAGGACCTCGCCATGCAGGTCGTGTCGCGGTTCATGAATCGCGCGCTCAAGCGGCGCGGGCAGCGCGCCACGGTGGTCGGCGCGACATCCGGCGATACGGGGGCGGCCGCGATCGAGGCTTTCCGTGGCCTCGACGCCATCGATGTCTTCATTCTGCATCCCAAGGGCCGTGTCAGCGACGTACAGCGGCGCCAGATGACGACGGCCACCGAAGCCAATATTCACAACATCGCGGTCGAAGGGACGTTCGACGATTGCCAGGCGATCGTGAAGGCGCTCTTCGGCGATCGAGATTTGAACAAGCGCCTCGGCCTGACCGGGATCAATTCGATCAACTTCGCGCGGATCCTTGCCCAGATCGGCTACTACTTCACCTCGGCGGTGACGCTCGGAGCGCCTTACAGGCCGGTGGCGTTCTCGGTCCCCACCGGAAATTTTGGTGATATTTTCGCAGGTTACGCCGCTCGCGCCATGGGCCTGCCGGTCCAACGCCTCGTTATCGCCACGAACCTCAATGACAGTCTTCCCCGCGCGTTGGCCTCAGGGACCTACGAGCCGCAGGGCGTGATCGCGACCTCAAGTCCCAGCATGGACATTCAGCTTGCCAGCAATTTCGAGCGCCTCCTTTTCGAGCTTGCCGGACGGGATTCGTCCAGGGTGCGGGGCTTGATGGAGGAATTGCGCGCCCGGGGCTCGTTCACGCTGAGCCAGGGCGAGTTCGGGCAACTCTGCGATCTTTTCAGTGCTCATTCTGCTGGAGAAGACGTGACTCAAATGACCATTCGGGGGGTATTCGAAGAAACCGGCATGGTGGTCGACCCGCACACAGCTGTCGGCATCGCCGCTGCGCAGCAGGAGCCGGGGCTCGGCACGACGCCCATGGTCATTCTGTCGACGGCGCACGCGGCCAAGTTCCCGGATGCGGTGCGGCGGGCCATCGGCATCGAGCCGGCGCAGCCCGAACGCCTGACCTTGAAGCTCGGCAGCGAAGAGCGCTGTACGGACATGCCCGCCGACTTCGCGACGGTGGTGGACTTTATTGTGGACCACGCACGGGCCGACGCACCGCTGACGGGAGCCGAGGCGTGA
- a CDS encoding alkene reductase, whose translation MEPKLFSPLELGDLTLPNRIVMAPLTRNRALPDGDVPHALNATYYAQRAGAGLIISEGTQISPEGKGYIQTPGMYSDAQVAGWKAVTAAVHGAGGRIFAQLWHVGRISHVSLLPDGQAPVAPSPITADSQTFTASGFADVSEPRALETAEIARVVADYRKAAENAKAAGFDGIEIHAANGYLLDQFLRDGTNKRDDAYGGSPENRTRFLAEVFEAVTGVFPAKRVGVRFSPFSGFNDIADSDPVATFSVAMARANDAGLGYVHLVEGQTGGPREFPANAIETLRSNFSGAYMANNGYDRQMAVDAVESGKADLVAFGSLFIANPDLVERLRLDAPLNAPDPQTFYGGDAAGYTDYPTLEEAA comes from the coding sequence ATGGAACCGAAGCTTTTTAGCCCACTCGAACTGGGCGACCTAACGCTCCCGAACCGGATCGTCATGGCGCCACTGACACGAAACCGCGCCCTGCCCGATGGCGACGTGCCGCATGCGCTCAACGCGACATACTACGCTCAGCGGGCGGGCGCAGGCCTGATCATCAGCGAAGGCACGCAGATCTCGCCTGAGGGCAAGGGCTATATCCAGACACCCGGCATGTATAGCGATGCCCAGGTTGCCGGATGGAAAGCGGTGACGGCGGCCGTCCACGGGGCTGGCGGGCGGATCTTCGCCCAGCTTTGGCACGTGGGACGCATTTCCCATGTCAGCCTGCTCCCAGACGGACAAGCGCCGGTCGCCCCCTCTCCCATCACCGCCGACAGCCAGACCTTTACCGCGTCCGGGTTCGCCGATGTCTCCGAACCGCGCGCGCTCGAGACGGCGGAGATCGCCCGCGTGGTCGCGGACTACCGCAAGGCGGCGGAGAACGCCAAGGCGGCCGGCTTCGACGGAATCGAAATCCATGCCGCCAACGGCTATCTGCTCGATCAGTTCCTGCGCGACGGCACGAACAAGCGCGATGATGCCTATGGCGGCTCTCCCGAAAACCGCACGCGCTTCCTTGCGGAGGTGTTCGAGGCGGTTACGGGCGTCTTTCCGGCCAAGCGCGTCGGCGTACGCTTCAGCCCGTTCTCCGGTTTCAACGACATCGCCGACAGCGATCCCGTCGCCACCTTCAGTGTGGCCATGGCCCGTGCGAACGATGCCGGGCTCGGTTACGTCCATCTTGTGGAGGGCCAAACCGGTGGTCCTCGTGAATTCCCGGCCAACGCGATCGAAACGCTGCGCTCGAATTTCTCGGGCGCCTATATGGCGAACAACGGGTACGACCGGCAGATGGCGGTCGACGCCGTCGAATCCGGCAAGGCGGATCTCGTCGCCTTCGGTTCACTCTTCATCGCCAATCCGGATCTCGTCGAGCGCCTCCGCCTCGACGCGCCTCTCAATGCGCCCGATCCACAGACCTTCTATGGCGGCGATGCGGCGGGATACACCGACTATCCGACGCTCGAAGAGGCCGCCTGA
- a CDS encoding winged helix-turn-helix transcriptional regulator, whose amino-acid sequence MTDSRTLRDEPLAGVPQPKPCNEPCPVERGMRILGGKWKASILWHLQAGPTRFNALSRELGGASKKMIAERLKEMEETGLVTRQVVATKPVAVTYELTPFGHSALGILESLHDWCVDHDV is encoded by the coding sequence GTGACTGACAGCCGCACTTTACGGGATGAGCCGCTAGCCGGTGTCCCGCAGCCGAAACCGTGCAACGAACCGTGTCCGGTCGAGCGTGGCATGCGCATCCTCGGCGGCAAATGGAAGGCCTCGATCCTTTGGCACCTGCAAGCGGGGCCGACGCGCTTCAATGCGTTGTCTCGGGAACTGGGCGGCGCCAGCAAGAAAATGATCGCCGAACGTCTCAAGGAGATGGAAGAGACCGGGCTCGTCACGCGGCAGGTCGTTGCAACCAAGCCCGTGGCCGTGACCTATGAGCTCACGCCATTCGGCCATTCGGCGCTAGGCATCCTGGAATCCTTGCACGATTGGTGCGTCGACCACGACGTTTAG
- a CDS encoding SURF1 family protein, translated as MTTPALIRLTIATLIGFALLIWLGQWQLQRLEWKERIIQRIETRTERMPVSLEKAVELAQQWGDPNYLRVTAEGRFHHNLERYLYSISSDGEPGWHVIAPLETAAGRVVLVDRGFVPDGRRDPGTRQEGQVRDIVTVTGLVRTSEKPNLFSPDNDEEANQWFTRDLDGMARSMFPGGTVQVLPFFLEAEASDVPGGWPKGGQTRLELPNKHLQYALTWFLLAACLLVIYAVYVWSVMTGRRS; from the coding sequence ATGACGACTCCGGCTCTCATCAGGCTCACCATAGCCACGCTGATCGGCTTCGCCCTGCTGATTTGGCTCGGCCAATGGCAGCTTCAGCGCCTCGAATGGAAAGAGCGCATCATCCAGCGCATCGAAACGCGGACTGAGCGCATGCCCGTCTCGCTGGAGAAAGCCGTCGAACTCGCCCAGCAATGGGGCGATCCGAACTACCTGAGGGTGACGGCCGAGGGCCGTTTCCACCACAATTTGGAGCGCTATCTCTACTCCATCTCGTCGGACGGCGAACCGGGCTGGCATGTCATTGCCCCCCTGGAGACGGCTGCTGGACGTGTTGTTCTCGTCGATCGCGGGTTCGTGCCAGACGGCCGCCGGGACCCCGGCACCCGGCAAGAGGGCCAGGTTCGGGACATCGTCACGGTGACGGGACTCGTGCGAACCAGCGAGAAGCCGAACCTGTTCTCGCCCGACAATGACGAGGAGGCCAACCAGTGGTTCACGCGGGACCTTGACGGTATGGCGCGGTCCATGTTCCCGGGTGGGACCGTGCAGGTGCTTCCCTTCTTCCTGGAGGCGGAGGCAAGCGACGTTCCCGGCGGGTGGCCCAAGGGCGGGCAAACGCGGCTAGAACTGCCCAACAAGCACCTGCAATATGCCCTGACTTGGTTCCTACTCGCGGCCTGTCTGCTGGTAATCTACGCCGTCTACGTCTGGAGCGTGATGACCGGGCGGCGGTCTTAA
- a CDS encoding DUF3108 domain-containing protein, giving the protein MRTGPLRYWTGLLGMVFVCLAGTSAAFAEAALTDKEIKASYRVGVASIDLGTFNLTANVGRKDYTLKAKGEFSILAGLLYRANGKARSNGTLLDARPAPQRFDFSYADSNKTQALQIDFNGTARPAVTRTPKKRRDKKAVPLSDAQLRNVLDPLTAAFLSVQARVPAGDLAVCNQTLRVFDGKQLFELTLSPKRTEELGPKAAGGIPAAAVCAVRYQPIGGHRPESSAVTFLEKTEGIEAWLVPVQGTEMVVPYKVVVPTSWGDGMVKLTALKTEPAARRANAR; this is encoded by the coding sequence ATGCGGACTGGACCATTGCGCTACTGGACGGGCTTGCTTGGCATGGTCTTCGTTTGCCTTGCGGGGACGAGCGCCGCGTTCGCGGAAGCCGCACTGACAGACAAAGAGATCAAGGCGTCCTACCGCGTCGGCGTGGCATCGATCGATCTCGGCACGTTCAACCTGACCGCCAACGTGGGCCGCAAGGATTACACCCTCAAGGCGAAGGGCGAATTCTCGATCCTCGCGGGTCTCCTCTACAGAGCCAATGGCAAAGCGCGAAGCAACGGCACGCTTCTCGATGCGAGACCCGCGCCGCAGCGTTTCGACTTCTCATACGCCGACAGCAACAAGACGCAGGCGCTGCAGATCGACTTCAATGGGACGGCTCGTCCCGCGGTAACACGAACGCCGAAGAAGCGGCGCGACAAGAAGGCCGTGCCTCTTTCGGACGCGCAGCTTCGCAACGTCCTCGATCCGCTGACAGCTGCGTTCCTATCCGTTCAGGCGCGCGTCCCTGCAGGAGACCTCGCGGTCTGCAATCAGACCCTGCGGGTGTTCGACGGCAAACAGCTCTTCGAACTGACCCTCTCGCCGAAGCGCACCGAAGAACTTGGTCCGAAGGCAGCCGGCGGCATCCCGGCCGCGGCCGTCTGCGCGGTCCGCTACCAGCCGATCGGAGGCCACCGGCCCGAAAGTTCGGCGGTGACGTTCTTGGAGAAAACCGAGGGCATCGAGGCGTGGCTGGTGCCGGTCCAGGGGACCGAGATGGTCGTGCCCTACAAGGTGGTTGTGCCGACGTCGTGGGGAGACGGCATGGTGAAGTTGACCGCGCTGAAGACGGAGCCCGCCGCGCGCCGGGCCAACGCCCGCTAA
- a CDS encoding invasion associated locus B family protein, which translates to MLTPLLSACSRCSGSGSRTCRPRLRSWLLRLVLAAAVVSFAAIESPVRAQDDDGAQGPAGPAAVLRGTFGAWQLYCRTPPGAREEKCAIVQMVTDEQRPNVGLNVQLFKSIGADVNMMRVVAPLGIFLPRGLGVKIDGEDVGNAPYIKCGKTSGCIAEFELQDEVVTKLKSGQSALLIIFPTVEEGIGIPVSLEGFTQAFATLK; encoded by the coding sequence ATGCTTACGCCATTGCTCTCGGCTTGTTCCCGTTGTTCCGGTTCCGGTAGCCGGACTTGCCGGCCGCGCCTGCGGTCATGGCTGCTGCGGCTCGTTCTTGCCGCGGCGGTGGTCAGCTTCGCGGCCATCGAATCGCCGGTCCGCGCCCAAGACGACGACGGCGCGCAAGGTCCGGCCGGCCCCGCCGCCGTGCTCCGCGGAACATTCGGCGCCTGGCAGCTCTATTGCCGAACGCCTCCCGGAGCCCGTGAAGAGAAATGCGCGATCGTTCAGATGGTGACCGACGAGCAGCGGCCGAATGTCGGGCTGAACGTCCAGCTCTTCAAATCGATCGGCGCCGACGTCAACATGATGCGCGTCGTGGCGCCCCTCGGGATCTTTCTCCCCAGGGGACTGGGCGTGAAGATCGACGGCGAGGATGTAGGCAACGCGCCCTACATCAAATGCGGGAAGACATCGGGCTGCATCGCCGAGTTCGAGCTTCAGGACGAAGTCGTGACGAAGCTGAAGTCTGGCCAGAGTGCATTGCTGATCATCTTCCCGACCGTCGAGGAGGGAATCGGCATTCCGGTTTCTTTGGAAGGGTTCACCCAAGCGTTCGCGACGCTCAAATAG